A region of Gemmatimonadota bacterium DNA encodes the following proteins:
- a CDS encoding ABC transporter ATP-binding protein — MLQLRGVKKSYGSFVAVKGLDLDVHRGEIFGFLGPNGAGKTTTIRMVAGVLRPSAGQVLVGGDDLAKKPESAKARVGYIPDRPFLYEKLSGAEFLRFVAGLWGQEGDAVEQRADRLLQLFQLTEWKDELIESYSHGMRQKILISSALIHQPELIVVDEPMVGLDPRSARLLKDLFRTFVDNGGTVFLSTHTMEVAELLCDRIAIINEGEIISLGTMDELRSQAEVGGAHLEEIFLKVTGGEAMADVIESLREVLQR; from the coding sequence ATGCTGCAACTTCGGGGCGTGAAGAAGAGCTACGGCAGTTTTGTCGCCGTTAAGGGGTTGGACCTGGACGTCCACCGCGGTGAGATCTTCGGCTTCCTGGGCCCCAACGGGGCGGGGAAGACCACGACGATCCGCATGGTGGCTGGGGTTCTCCGTCCCTCTGCTGGACAGGTCTTGGTGGGTGGGGACGACCTGGCGAAGAAGCCGGAGTCGGCAAAGGCGCGCGTCGGTTACATCCCCGACCGGCCGTTCCTCTACGAGAAGCTGTCCGGCGCCGAATTCCTGCGTTTCGTCGCGGGGCTGTGGGGCCAGGAGGGTGACGCTGTCGAGCAGCGAGCCGACCGCCTGTTGCAGCTCTTCCAACTGACAGAGTGGAAGGACGAGCTCATCGAGAGCTACTCACACGGCATGCGGCAGAAGATCCTCATCAGCTCGGCGCTCATCCACCAGCCCGAACTCATCGTGGTGGACGAGCCGATGGTCGGACTCGACCCGCGCTCGGCTCGCCTGCTCAAGGATCTCTTCCGCACCTTCGTCGACAACGGCGGAACCGTCTTCCTTTCCACGCACACGATGGAAGTGGCCGAGCTTCTCTGTGACCGGATCGCGATCATCAACGAAGGTGAGATCATCTCGCTCGGCACGATGGACGAGCTTCGCTCCCAGGCGGAGGTGGGGGGCGCGCACCTGGAAGAGATCTTCCTCAAGGTGACGGGCGGCGAGGCCATGGCGGATGTAATCGAGAGCCTGCGCGAGGTGCTGCAACGGTGA
- a CDS encoding TerB family tellurite resistance protein: MLDSIKNFFKSSMSPSPDADKAESAPDIRLAACALLLELAHADDEFTDDERQHLESAIRRQYGLGQAEAGKLLELAQEARDEAIDLWQFTNLIAENYSLGQKMVLAEIMWGLVYSDGDLAEKEDYLMRKICNLLRLEPGYLAEARKRAGDSERPDPMDAMD, translated from the coding sequence ATGCTCGACTCCATCAAGAACTTCTTCAAGTCGTCGATGAGTCCGTCACCGGACGCGGACAAGGCGGAGAGCGCGCCGGACATCCGACTCGCGGCGTGTGCACTCTTGCTCGAGCTGGCACACGCCGACGACGAGTTCACCGACGACGAGCGCCAGCACCTCGAGTCGGCCATTCGGCGTCAATACGGCCTCGGCCAGGCAGAGGCAGGGAAGCTGCTCGAGCTCGCGCAGGAAGCACGCGACGAAGCGATCGATCTGTGGCAATTCACGAACTTGATCGCCGAGAATTACTCACTCGGTCAGAAGATGGTCTTGGCTGAGATCATGTGGGGGCTGGTTTACTCCGACGGCGATCTCGCTGAAAAGGAAGACTACCTGATGCGGAAGATCTGCAACCTGCTGCGACTCGAGCCGGGATATCTGGCCGAAGCCCGTAAGCGGGCGGGCGATTCCGAGCGTCCGGACCCGATGGACGCGATGGACTAG
- a CDS encoding DUF445 family protein has protein sequence MNEQLIKAALYILAGALSGGLTNTVAIWMLFHPYEPPKLLGRWRLRFFQGAIPKNQPRLAAAIGRTVGDRLLTAEDLTKTFTDETFRAAFDDRLAEFLDGVLNTERAALRDMIPERVMPDIEVLLDEGIDKALAQLDAYLESERFAESMQRRAADLVEAIKDEPIGSLITSARGAAVESAVEEWLHNAVDSEDFKTAIEDYLDRAARRLLEPGRTFEEILPPGLVGTVEKAIAGYLPLAAKRLGRLLEDDTARARFESTLHDLLQRFLSDLKFHQRVVARLVMTEDTVDKVLDTIEAEGSERLSEILRDSAVQEAIGRGVNEAIVDFLRRPVSDVLGEADDPSVIESRNTLAEWIVGMARDPGTREFLVEKLHRGLEKAGDRTWGEVLERVPPERISETLVSAARSHAARTALGDGIRKLARGLLDRPIGTPARWLPEDGSARLEAALGDPIWDWLETQIPTVVAQIDVRTRVEEKVLNFPVSRMEEIVRNVTDRELKLIVRLGYVLGAFIGVVLTVLDTLLR, from the coding sequence TTGAACGAACAACTCATCAAGGCCGCCTTATACATTTTGGCCGGGGCGCTGTCGGGCGGGCTCACGAACACAGTCGCGATCTGGATGCTCTTTCACCCGTATGAGCCGCCGAAGCTGCTGGGCCGTTGGCGGCTGCGCTTCTTCCAGGGCGCGATCCCGAAGAACCAGCCGCGCCTAGCGGCCGCGATCGGCAGGACCGTGGGCGATCGGCTTCTGACGGCCGAGGACCTGACGAAGACGTTCACGGACGAGACCTTCCGGGCGGCCTTCGACGACCGCTTGGCAGAGTTCCTCGACGGGGTCCTCAACACCGAGCGCGCAGCCCTGCGCGATATGATTCCAGAGCGGGTCATGCCCGACATCGAGGTGCTGCTCGATGAGGGAATCGACAAGGCGCTGGCACAACTCGACGCTTACCTCGAATCCGAGCGTTTCGCGGAGTCGATGCAGCGGCGCGCCGCCGACCTCGTCGAGGCGATCAAGGACGAACCGATCGGCAGTTTGATCACGTCTGCCAGGGGTGCGGCGGTGGAGTCAGCCGTCGAGGAATGGCTCCACAATGCGGTCGACAGCGAGGACTTCAAGACGGCGATCGAGGACTACCTCGACCGAGCGGCACGGCGCCTGCTCGAGCCGGGCCGGACCTTCGAAGAGATCCTCCCGCCCGGTCTAGTCGGGACGGTGGAGAAGGCGATCGCGGGCTACTTGCCGCTCGCCGCGAAGCGGCTGGGCCGCCTGCTCGAGGACGACACCGCGCGTGCGCGCTTCGAATCCACCCTACACGACCTGCTCCAGCGCTTCCTGAGCGACCTCAAGTTCCATCAGCGGGTCGTCGCTCGCCTCGTGATGACGGAGGACACCGTCGACAAGGTGCTCGACACCATCGAGGCGGAGGGCTCGGAGCGGCTCTCGGAGATCCTACGAGACAGTGCGGTGCAGGAAGCCATAGGCCGTGGGGTCAACGAGGCGATCGTGGACTTCCTCCGACGTCCGGTGTCCGACGTGCTCGGTGAGGCGGACGACCCGAGCGTGATCGAGTCACGCAATACGCTCGCTGAATGGATCGTCGGCATGGCACGCGACCCGGGAACGCGAGAGTTCCTTGTCGAGAAACTGCACAGGGGCTTGGAGAAGGCCGGCGACCGCACGTGGGGCGAGGTGCTCGAGCGCGTTCCACCGGAGCGCATCTCGGAAACGCTGGTTTCCGCCGCACGCTCACATGCCGCGCGGACCGCATTGGGCGATGGCATCCGAAAGCTCGCTCGTGGCCTGCTGGACCGCCCGATCGGGACCCCTGCACGATGGCTGCCGGAAGACGGGTCGGCGCGGCTGGAGGCCGCCCTGGGTGACCCGATCTGGGATTGGCTAGAGACGCAGATCCCGACGGTCGTCGCGCAGATCGACGTGAGGACACGTGTGGAAGAGAAGGTCCTGAACTTCCCGGTGTCCCGCATGGAAGAGATCGTGCGAAACGTGACGGACCGCGAGCTGAAGTTGATCGTTCGGCTCGGCTACGTGCTGGGCGCCTTCATCGGTGTGGTCCTCACCGTGCTGGACACGCTCTTGCGGTAG